The Thiorhodovibrio litoralis genome includes a window with the following:
- a CDS encoding sugar transferase, which yields MPNQPSDQTTESGLFTATDEADGRLRIQMPKELSVVEAVPFRNAFRSVCEVPDPPRELVLDFGKTRFLDSSGIGALSGCMKIAKARDVDLALASVGPEVRAVLTLTGLDRVLRILSDDSSGGLTGAPTGAQAASARAPSAADLPVTHASIRSRTKRVLDVIGALVGLGITGVLFVPIAIAIKRESPGPVLFGQTRCGWMGRRFTLYKFRSMVADAEARKSEVKNEAEGAIFKAKDDPRITRIGRLLRRTSLDELPQFWNVLQGSMSLVGTRPPTPDEIDQYDVPEWRRLDVKPGITGEWQVNGRSSIKSFEDIIRLDLRYQRNWSLWYDIRLLFKTVAVVFSKDSGAM from the coding sequence ATGCCGAATCAACCGAGCGACCAGACAACGGAGTCGGGTCTTTTCACCGCGACGGATGAGGCCGACGGCCGCCTGCGCATCCAAATGCCCAAGGAACTCTCGGTGGTGGAGGCGGTGCCCTTTCGCAACGCCTTCCGCTCGGTGTGTGAGGTGCCGGACCCGCCGCGCGAGCTGGTGCTGGATTTTGGCAAAACGCGCTTTCTTGACAGCAGTGGAATCGGCGCGCTCTCTGGCTGCATGAAGATCGCCAAGGCGCGGGATGTCGATCTGGCGCTGGCCTCGGTCGGGCCGGAGGTGCGCGCGGTGCTAACGCTGACTGGGCTGGATCGGGTGCTGCGCATCCTGAGCGATGATTCATCTGGTGGTCTGACGGGTGCGCCAACGGGCGCCCAGGCGGCGTCCGCGCGCGCGCCAAGCGCTGCTGATTTGCCGGTCACCCATGCCTCGATTCGCTCCAGGACCAAGCGCGTGCTTGATGTCATCGGCGCGCTGGTGGGGCTGGGTATCACTGGTGTTCTGTTCGTCCCCATCGCCATTGCGATCAAGCGCGAGAGTCCGGGGCCGGTGCTTTTTGGCCAGACGCGCTGCGGTTGGATGGGCCGGCGCTTCACCCTGTATAAGTTCCGCTCCATGGTCGCGGACGCCGAGGCGCGCAAGAGCGAAGTGAAGAACGAAGCCGAGGGCGCGATCTTCAAGGCCAAGGATGATCCGCGCATCACCCGGATCGGGCGGTTGCTGCGTCGCACCAGCCTGGATGAATTGCCGCAGTTCTGGAATGTGCTGCAGGGCTCGATGAGCCTGGTCGGCACCCGCCCGCCCACCCCGGATGAAATCGATCAGTACGATGTGCCGGAATGGCGCCGGCTGGACGTGAAGCCGGGGATTACCGGCGAGTGGCAGGTCAACGGGCGTTCATCGATTAAGAGCTTCGAGGACATTATTCGCCTCGATCTGCGCTATCAGCGCAACTGGAGCCTGTGGTACGACATCCGCCTGCTGTTCAAGACCGTGGCTGTGGTGTTCAGCAAGGACAGCGGGGCCATGTGA
- a CDS encoding glycosyltransferase, translating to MTTGSPTAPAILFLTPELPYPPHSGGRIKSWKLIEWLGNRYRLGVACALKGDDEQHLAAFRARARLHGQEAGQHADQQAGHQADLVAEPVKMPRSLKALLRSYLKRIPLNVLRTRSDTLARKIAALAPRYDLIFCDHYEVFQYVPDDFTGPVILHEHNAYFLMWRRYAESGGNPLMRLASYLESVRVRRYELAACARADLIFASPNDIDSLVATGAERAKCRVTYHLGDEATLNRPPLDYDQTELALLYVGTLTWEANVDGLLWFLAEVWPGLVAKHPDVRLRIAGKNPDVRLQQAAAAHPGVELLGFVDDLEPLFQRSRVFVAPLRFGAGIKVKVLSGMGRGLPTVTTSVGSEGLAVENGVQAAIADQAPETITAIDRLLTDRAHWEAMANAARELIAEHYTWDRVLGDMQREIDGLLQR from the coding sequence ATGACGACAGGTTCGCCCACCGCGCCAGCCATTCTGTTTCTGACCCCGGAATTGCCCTATCCGCCGCACAGCGGTGGGCGTATCAAGAGCTGGAAGCTGATCGAGTGGCTGGGCAATCGTTATCGCCTCGGTGTCGCCTGCGCGCTTAAGGGCGATGACGAGCAGCATCTGGCGGCCTTCCGCGCACGCGCGCGGCTGCATGGTCAAGAGGCCGGCCAACACGCTGATCAGCAGGCGGGTCACCAGGCTGATCTGGTTGCCGAGCCGGTGAAGATGCCGCGCTCGCTCAAGGCCCTGCTGCGCAGTTACCTAAAGCGCATTCCGCTCAATGTGCTGCGCACCCGCTCCGACACCTTGGCGCGAAAGATCGCCGCGCTGGCGCCGCGCTATGACCTGATCTTCTGTGATCACTATGAGGTGTTTCAGTACGTGCCGGATGACTTCACCGGGCCGGTTATTCTGCACGAGCACAACGCCTATTTCCTGATGTGGCGGCGCTATGCCGAGTCCGGCGGCAATCCGCTGATGCGCCTGGCCAGTTATCTGGAATCGGTGCGGGTGCGTCGCTATGAGCTGGCCGCCTGCGCGCGCGCCGATCTGATTTTCGCCTCGCCAAACGACATCGACAGCCTGGTCGCCACGGGCGCCGAGCGCGCCAAGTGCCGGGTGACCTATCACCTCGGCGATGAGGCGACGCTCAATCGTCCGCCGCTCGATTATGACCAAACCGAGCTGGCGCTGCTCTATGTCGGCACCCTGACATGGGAGGCCAATGTCGATGGGTTGCTGTGGTTCCTGGCCGAGGTCTGGCCGGGGCTGGTTGCCAAACATCCAGACGTGCGACTGCGCATCGCCGGCAAAAATCCCGATGTCCGTCTGCAACAGGCCGCAGCCGCGCATCCTGGTGTCGAATTGCTCGGCTTTGTCGACGACCTGGAACCGCTGTTCCAGCGTAGCCGGGTGTTCGTCGCGCCGCTGCGCTTTGGCGCCGGCATCAAGGTCAAGGTGCTGAGCGGCATGGGCCGTGGCCTGCCGACAGTGACCACCTCCGTCGGCAGCGAGGGGCTGGCTGTTGAGAACGGCGTCCAGGCCGCCATTGCCGACCAGGCGCCCGAGACCATTACCGCCATCGACCGACTCTTGACCGATCGCGCCCATTGGGAAGCCATGGCCAACGCCGCGCGCGAACTGATCGCGGAGCATTACACCTGGGATCGGGTGCTCGGCGACATGCAGCGTGAAATCGACGGCCTGTTGCAGCGATGA
- a CDS encoding glycosyltransferase family 2 protein, which produces MNPRVYIILVNWNGWRDSIECLESLLRLDYDNFRVLLCDNASADGSLDHIAAWAAGEAAYSAPADSPLAHLTTPALPKPLAFARLNRAAAELGELSDDPPLVLVDTGANLGFAGGNNVGLRHALARGDADYVWLLNNDTVVDPSCLGAMVRRLQQAGQPAMCGSRILFYENPGVVQALGGGRFNRWTAICSQSLGRFLPAEQPIDAADYERRMTYIVGCSWLLPKQFLDEVGLMDERYFLYYEEVDWVLAAQGRYALCYADDARVYHKEGSSIGSPTGERPSSKLSDFYIFRNKLWITAKHFPLGLPTVYLFSLVQAVRRAVRGQWDKCWLILAVLLGKRRCKR; this is translated from the coding sequence ATGAACCCGCGTGTCTACATCATTCTGGTCAACTGGAACGGCTGGCGCGACAGTATCGAGTGCCTGGAGTCCTTACTGCGCCTCGACTACGACAACTTTCGCGTGCTGCTGTGCGATAACGCATCAGCAGACGGCTCCCTGGATCATATCGCCGCTTGGGCCGCCGGCGAGGCAGCGTATTCCGCGCCAGCCGATTCTCCGCTCGCCCATCTGACCACACCAGCGTTGCCAAAACCGCTCGCCTTCGCGCGCCTCAACCGCGCCGCCGCCGAACTGGGCGAGCTGTCCGATGACCCGCCACTGGTGCTGGTCGACACCGGCGCCAATCTTGGCTTTGCCGGAGGTAACAATGTCGGTCTGCGCCATGCCCTCGCGCGTGGCGATGCCGACTATGTCTGGCTGCTCAACAACGATACTGTCGTCGATCCCTCCTGTCTCGGCGCCATGGTCCGCCGCCTGCAACAGGCCGGCCAGCCGGCGATGTGCGGCTCGCGCATCCTGTTCTACGAGAACCCCGGCGTGGTGCAAGCGCTCGGCGGCGGGCGTTTCAATCGCTGGACCGCCATCTGTTCGCAGTCCCTCGGGCGCTTTCTGCCGGCGGAGCAGCCGATCGATGCGGCCGACTATGAGCGGCGGATGACTTACATCGTCGGCTGCTCCTGGCTGTTGCCCAAGCAGTTTCTCGACGAGGTCGGTCTGATGGACGAGCGCTATTTTCTCTACTACGAAGAAGTTGACTGGGTGCTGGCGGCGCAAGGACGCTACGCGCTCTGCTATGCCGACGATGCCCGGGTCTATCACAAGGAAGGCAGCAGCATCGGCTCGCCCACCGGCGAGCGTCCGTCATCCAAGCTGTCGGATTTCTACATCTTTCGCAACAAGCTCTGGATCACCGCCAAGCATTTCCCGCTCGGCTTGCCGACGGTCTATCTGTTCTCGCTGGTGCAGGCCGTGCGCCGGGCGGTGCGGGGGCAATGGGACAAGTGTTGGCTAATTCTGGCGGTTTTGTTGGGCAAGCGGCGCTGTAAGCGCTGA
- a CDS encoding O-antigen ligase family protein, producing MRVSVQSIIGFLLVLIFFAGYQGGKYFLNNRFQELGLALTFALFFYGALYTALTDRAIRWTWWFWSAPVLVGYIMFSSSLTFALNAGVGIVPSLFASREFMIIFLAPTLYFLYRLGLPLATLEKLFVVSLIIIILNYILSYHRVDLEAAYFSTGYMSYLVTYDEWRGYRLKPPTFALIILTCFALIRLVQHNRVVEKLGWLLVLGMVGYVWSLIMARSQMATVALAMMIYPLFLSRANRMNLLVLVLPLGLMLLIGLSGFLIDSFMHADGAEVRAKSYILAWKTIMEHPVFGYGQSSGYSKTYQDIFGYKFFPTDLGIIGTAFKWGLVGVGLYVYFLFLVLLRLLRVNWAYRKQHGAHNPVIWSLLMMMTALALNLILNPGLAYMQGLTTAAFAIALTAGYYEELGLRVEASALTAPLAQQNRQN from the coding sequence GTGCGCGTTTCCGTCCAGAGCATCATCGGCTTTCTGCTGGTCCTGATTTTTTTCGCCGGCTACCAGGGTGGCAAGTATTTTCTCAACAACCGCTTCCAGGAGCTGGGGCTGGCGCTCACCTTCGCGCTCTTCTTCTATGGCGCGCTCTACACGGCACTGACCGACCGCGCCATCCGCTGGACCTGGTGGTTCTGGAGCGCGCCGGTGCTGGTTGGCTACATCATGTTCAGCTCCTCGCTCACCTTCGCGCTCAACGCCGGCGTGGGCATTGTGCCAAGCCTATTCGCCTCGCGCGAGTTCATGATCATCTTTTTGGCGCCGACGCTGTATTTTCTTTATCGCCTCGGCCTGCCGCTGGCGACACTCGAGAAGCTTTTCGTCGTCAGCCTGATCATTATCATTCTCAATTACATCCTGAGCTACCATCGCGTCGATCTGGAAGCCGCCTATTTCTCGACCGGCTACATGTCCTATCTGGTCACCTACGACGAATGGCGCGGCTATCGGCTCAAACCGCCCACCTTCGCGCTGATCATCCTGACCTGCTTCGCTCTGATTCGACTGGTCCAGCACAACCGGGTAGTGGAAAAGCTCGGCTGGCTGCTGGTGTTGGGGATGGTCGGCTACGTGTGGTCATTGATCATGGCCCGCTCGCAAATGGCCACCGTGGCCCTGGCGATGATGATCTATCCGCTGTTTCTCAGTCGCGCGAATCGCATGAACCTGCTGGTGCTGGTCTTGCCGCTCGGCCTAATGCTGCTGATCGGCCTCAGCGGCTTTTTGATTGATTCCTTCATGCACGCCGATGGCGCCGAGGTACGCGCCAAATCCTATATCCTGGCGTGGAAGACCATCATGGAACATCCCGTGTTTGGTTATGGCCAATCCAGCGGTTACAGCAAGACCTATCAGGATATTTTCGGCTACAAGTTTTTCCCAACCGACCTCGGCATCATCGGCACCGCGTTCAAATGGGGCCTGGTCGGTGTCGGGCTCTACGTGTATTTCCTCTTTCTGGTCCTGCTGCGCCTGCTGCGGGTCAACTGGGCCTATCGCAAGCAGCATGGCGCCCATAACCCGGTCATCTGGTCGTTGTTGATGATGATGACCGCCCTGGCGCTGAATTTGATCCTCAATCCTGGCCTTGCCTACATGCAGGGGCTCACCACGGCCGCTTTTGCCATTGCCCTGACCGCTGGTTACTACGAGGAGCTGGGACTCAGGGTTGAAGCCTCAGCGCTTACAGCGCCGCTTGCCCAACAAAACCGCCAGAATTAG
- a CDS encoding DUF6492 family protein — protein sequence MQKTVLVTPSYAPDFERCRILCDSVRQHVGGHAEHVIIVDHQDEALFSQLAGDGTRLLIKQDMLPGWLYQLPFARKWWLNLCGLPVRGWILQQIVKLSVGEAIDADLYLFADSDVAFVRPFDVGSLVDAAGRVRLYGGARKPQDIADPRHQAWYRHAGKVFDLTGPDYQQRDYVSQLVAWRRDTLVRLTQRIGEHGRRNWQAVLANTLDFSEYTLYGVFAEHVLGEDCGHLLVDTELCDCSWHHAINTQADLKRFIEQVPPSFPAVLIQSNLGIAPADYAQVLQDRSAVGS from the coding sequence ATGCAAAAAACCGTCCTAGTCACCCCAAGCTATGCGCCCGACTTTGAGCGCTGCCGCATTCTTTGTGACAGTGTGCGCCAGCATGTTGGCGGCCATGCCGAGCATGTCATTATCGTCGATCACCAGGACGAAGCACTGTTTTCCCAGTTGGCCGGTGATGGCACTCGCTTGCTCATCAAGCAGGACATGTTGCCTGGCTGGCTGTATCAGCTGCCCTTCGCGCGCAAATGGTGGCTGAATCTGTGTGGGCTGCCGGTGCGTGGCTGGATATTGCAGCAGATCGTCAAGCTATCTGTCGGCGAGGCGATTGACGCGGATTTGTATCTTTTTGCCGACTCGGATGTCGCCTTTGTCCGTCCGTTCGATGTCGGCAGTCTGGTGGACGCGGCCGGCCGCGTGCGCCTCTATGGCGGCGCGCGCAAGCCCCAGGATATCGCCGATCCGCGCCATCAGGCGTGGTATCGGCATGCCGGTAAAGTGTTTGACCTGACCGGGCCGGACTATCAACAACGCGATTATGTCAGCCAGCTGGTCGCCTGGCGGCGCGATACCCTAGTGCGTCTGACCCAACGCATTGGCGAGCATGGCCGGCGCAACTGGCAGGCCGTGCTGGCCAATACCCTGGATTTCTCGGAATATACCCTCTACGGTGTTTTTGCCGAACATGTCCTCGGCGAAGACTGCGGCCATCTCCTGGTCGATACCGAACTCTGCGACTGCTCCTGGCATCATGCGATCAACACCCAGGCGGATCTCAAGCGGTTCATCGAGCAGGTGCCGCCATCATTTCCCGCGGTGCTGATTCAATCAAACCTCGGCATCGCACCGGCGGATTATGCCCAGGTGCTACAAGACCGGTCCGCGGTTGGTTCCTGA
- a CDS encoding addiction module antidote protein, which translates to MTEKIRIADLPEFDITEHLEDDQAIAEYLTIVLEENDPNALAQALGTAARARGMTEIAKASGITREALYKALRAGADPRFETIYKVCHALGVKLVAQPLEAKAA; encoded by the coding sequence ATGACTGAAAAAATTCGCATCGCCGATCTGCCCGAATTCGATATCACCGAGCACTTGGAAGACGACCAAGCAATCGCTGAATATCTCACCATCGTGCTGGAGGAGAACGATCCAAACGCTTTGGCGCAAGCGCTTGGCACCGCCGCCCGCGCCCGCGGTATGACAGAAATTGCAAAGGCCAGCGGAATCACCCGCGAAGCCCTTTACAAAGCACTCCGCGCCGGCGCCGACCCGCGTTTCGAGACCATCTACAAAGTTTGCCATGCCCTGGGCGTCAAGCTGGTCGCGCAACCGCTGGAGGCCAAGGCCGCCTGA
- a CDS encoding type II toxin-antitoxin system RelE/ParE family toxin, producing MSALTKPYPFDYAPAMFTIRQTPEFGAWLSGIKDGSVKRRLARRLEKAQFGNLGDVKPVGDGVFEMREFFGPGWRMYYTQRGPVLILMLGGGEKSTQQTDIAKAIALASKFED from the coding sequence ATGAGCGCGTTGACGAAACCGTATCCATTCGATTACGCTCCCGCGATGTTCACCATCAGACAAACGCCTGAGTTTGGTGCTTGGCTTTCGGGCATTAAAGACGGCTCCGTAAAGCGACGTCTGGCACGGAGACTTGAAAAAGCGCAGTTTGGCAACCTGGGCGACGTCAAGCCAGTTGGCGATGGAGTGTTTGAGATGCGCGAGTTCTTTGGCCCTGGATGGCGCATGTACTATACCCAACGAGGCCCGGTCCTGATCCTGATGCTTGGCGGCGGGGAGAAATCCACTCAGCAGACTGATATCGCCAAAGCCATTGCGTTGGCTTCCAAATTCGAGGACTAA
- a CDS encoding SLBB domain-containing protein, giving the protein MRATAFLIILLPAFCGLAIAFSLTANAQQLPIFDSLDERQLIDQMRAAPSGQDEPLAQPEVETQDAPAPSDVEPEEPSAIEQKVAESLNEVTLEEKIQQQLVQPELSQFGYDLFDQAPTTFAPVTDLPVPSDYIIGPGDTLIVQVYGKLNVEYKLVVTRDGRLLVPELGPVQVGGLKFDQAQNLLSERFARQIIGAKAVVTMGDLRTITVLVVGEVVKPGDYSVSGLATLFNTLITTGGVKRIGSLRDIQLKRRGKTLATLDLYDVLLRGDTSGDVTLQHQDVIFVPPIGPTVGIGGEVQRPAIYELLGSDEGPDADPNATLGTVGELIDLAGGLMPTASLADAHIERIQDGERYTLIAVPLDTSAGRDTGIQAGDILRIFPVSRAMEDVVLLSGHVLRPGGFQFRPGMRVSDLLSSPRQLRPNADVSFGLLRRENPDSRRLQIGYLDIARIFRQPGGRADVELRPRDEIIVFDLRQPRAQRVANLVRDLRTQAEPGRYPPMVVEVRGQVRNTGAFPLAARARLLDVIGFAGGALEEADTGYGLIARQHSTDGRLEFLSFSLKRAQASTRTPENPLIYPEDRIFVFDRNEERTTLIGDELDRLVAQTPYGEASPVVYVRGEVRHPGRYPLEPGMQLADLLQAAGGLTEESFGLSAELTRFELLAGEYQAIEHRQVELAGVATEVNGGDILQPHDELVLHRKPDWQRRASVTLAGEVRFPGDYPISRGDTLCQVIKRAGGLSDGAYPFGAVFIRERVRAQQQEALDRIQDNLDDLLVRLSLSFGAKNDEKTPAGERKQDLIKVINELKRSEAIGRLVIDLEGAMDCSGEANITLQDGDRLTVPTMAHEVTVVGEVYHPTSHLYRKKLNSADYVELSGGTTVLARRNHVFVIQANGEVMSVRGGDWQHGAGRVTITPGATIYVPLNVDRMNRLESAESWSQILYHLGITAASLNVIGLFD; this is encoded by the coding sequence ATGCGTGCCACTGCTTTTCTGATCATTCTCCTGCCGGCTTTTTGTGGGCTGGCAATCGCGTTCAGCTTGACTGCAAATGCGCAGCAACTGCCCATTTTCGACTCGCTCGATGAGCGTCAATTGATTGATCAAATGCGCGCCGCGCCATCCGGGCAGGATGAACCGCTCGCGCAGCCCGAGGTCGAGACGCAAGACGCCCCCGCGCCGAGCGATGTCGAGCCGGAAGAGCCCTCGGCCATCGAGCAGAAAGTGGCCGAGAGCCTGAACGAGGTCACCCTTGAAGAGAAGATCCAGCAGCAGCTGGTGCAGCCGGAGCTGAGCCAGTTTGGCTATGACCTCTTTGATCAGGCGCCAACCACCTTCGCGCCCGTGACCGACCTGCCGGTGCCGAGCGATTACATCATCGGGCCGGGCGATACGTTGATCGTGCAGGTCTACGGCAAGCTCAATGTCGAGTACAAGCTGGTCGTCACCCGCGACGGGCGTCTGCTGGTGCCGGAACTGGGGCCGGTGCAGGTCGGCGGGCTGAAGTTTGACCAGGCGCAAAATCTCCTGAGCGAGCGCTTTGCGCGGCAGATTATCGGTGCCAAGGCGGTGGTGACCATGGGGGATCTGCGCACCATCACCGTTTTGGTGGTGGGGGAGGTGGTCAAGCCCGGTGACTACAGCGTCAGCGGTCTGGCGACCCTGTTCAACACGCTGATCACCACGGGTGGCGTCAAGCGCATCGGCAGTCTGCGCGATATCCAACTTAAGCGTCGCGGCAAGACGCTGGCGACCCTCGATCTCTATGACGTGCTTCTGCGGGGAGATACCTCGGGCGACGTGACCCTGCAACATCAGGATGTCATCTTCGTGCCGCCGATCGGCCCCACCGTGGGCATCGGCGGCGAGGTGCAACGCCCGGCGATTTACGAGCTGCTCGGCTCGGATGAGGGCCCGGATGCCGACCCCAATGCCACACTCGGCACCGTGGGCGAGCTGATCGACCTCGCCGGCGGGCTGATGCCAACCGCCTCGCTCGCCGATGCCCATATCGAGCGCATTCAAGACGGCGAACGCTACACGTTGATCGCGGTTCCGCTCGACACGTCCGCCGGACGCGACACCGGGATTCAGGCGGGCGATATTCTGCGCATCTTTCCGGTCAGCCGTGCCATGGAGGATGTCGTGCTGCTCAGCGGTCATGTGCTGCGCCCCGGTGGCTTTCAGTTTCGCCCCGGCATGCGGGTGTCGGATCTGCTCAGCTCCCCGCGCCAGCTCAGGCCCAATGCCGATGTCTCCTTCGGCCTGCTGCGGCGCGAGAACCCGGACAGCCGCCGCCTTCAGATCGGCTATCTGGACATCGCGCGCATTTTCCGCCAGCCGGGTGGGCGCGCCGATGTTGAACTCAGACCCCGCGACGAGATTATCGTGTTCGATCTGCGCCAGCCGCGGGCGCAGCGGGTGGCGAATCTGGTGCGCGACCTGCGAACCCAGGCCGAGCCCGGGCGTTACCCGCCGATGGTGGTCGAGGTGCGCGGCCAGGTGCGCAACACCGGCGCCTTTCCACTGGCGGCGCGCGCGCGGCTGCTCGATGTAATCGGCTTCGCCGGCGGCGCCTTGGAGGAAGCCGATACGGGCTATGGGCTGATTGCCCGCCAGCACTCCACCGACGGTCGCCTGGAGTTCCTGAGTTTCAGCCTGAAGCGTGCCCAGGCCAGCACGCGCACTCCGGAGAATCCGCTGATCTATCCCGAGGATCGGATCTTTGTTTTCGACCGTAATGAGGAGCGCACGACCCTGATCGGCGATGAGCTCGACCGGCTGGTCGCGCAGACACCCTATGGCGAGGCCTCGCCGGTGGTCTATGTGCGCGGCGAGGTGCGCCACCCCGGGCGCTATCCGCTCGAACCCGGCATGCAACTGGCCGATCTGCTGCAAGCCGCCGGTGGGCTGACCGAGGAGTCCTTTGGCCTGTCGGCCGAGCTGACGCGTTTTGAGCTGCTGGCCGGCGAATATCAGGCCATCGAGCATCGCCAGGTGGAGCTGGCTGGAGTGGCCACCGAGGTCAATGGCGGCGACATCCTGCAGCCGCATGATGAGCTGGTGCTGCATCGCAAGCCCGACTGGCAACGGCGCGCGAGCGTGACCCTGGCCGGCGAGGTGCGCTTCCCTGGCGACTATCCCATTTCGCGCGGCGATACCCTGTGTCAGGTGATCAAGCGTGCCGGTGGTTTGTCCGACGGCGCCTATCCCTTCGGCGCGGTCTTCATTCGCGAGCGGGTGCGCGCGCAGCAACAGGAGGCGCTAGATCGCATTCAGGACAATCTCGACGATCTGCTGGTCAGACTGTCCCTATCCTTCGGGGCCAAGAACGACGAAAAGACCCCGGCCGGGGAGCGCAAGCAGGACTTGATCAAGGTCATCAATGAACTGAAGCGCAGCGAGGCCATCGGGCGCCTGGTCATCGATCTCGAAGGCGCCATGGATTGCTCTGGCGAGGCCAATATCACACTGCAGGACGGCGATCGGCTGACCGTGCCGACCATGGCTCATGAGGTGACAGTGGTCGGCGAGGTCTATCATCCAACCTCCCATCTGTACCGCAAGAAACTCAACAGTGCTGATTATGTCGAACTGAGCGGCGGCACCACCGTGCTGGCGCGGCGCAATCATGTCTTCGTGATCCAGGCCAATGGCGAGGTCATGTCCGTGCGTGGCGGCGACTGGCAACACGGCGCCGGGCGCGTCACCATCACCCCCGGCGCGACCATCTATGTACCGCTAAATGTGGATCGGATGAATCGCCTCGAAAGCGCCGAGTCCTGGTCACAGATCCTCTACCACCTAGGCATCACCGCGGCGAGCCTGAACGTGATCGGGCTGTTTGACTGA
- a CDS encoding Wzz/FepE/Etk N-terminal domain-containing protein, translating into MSTPDQDNQPNAARQSLVASNQPALPYGLEDEIDLIEYLVAVFRNKHWILLLAFLMAGAGFGLAKVLPHRYEASVQLALRDQVNPGGVAPDERRAPQALTLVEQSFVLRNVNENYRHIVMARMRSRTFTLHFIEHRNLLPALFEKQWDAEKNAWRDDFKPDINLAVRLFREQVRTVVHNPENDLMRVYVRWSNPRLAADWANAFVHDFNDYWRERVIEESDRKRAFLLEQLRETSVVDLEKSIYRMIEAETAVEMLARARDNYVLEVLDAAVPPDYKFSPSTKRLVLMGFFGGFGLGVVGAIGSVLVRRIFKAMQAYRARTESRPLARRESGGRAGGQSGRDFDAGFGDDFGGDDTGDPGGDSMAGLRDDASDEPSGDPSIDPSRGPESGLGSDSTTGPRSGSTPGSARREPYLSDLD; encoded by the coding sequence ATGAGCACGCCCGATCAGGATAACCAACCCAACGCCGCGCGCCAGTCGCTGGTCGCATCGAATCAGCCGGCGCTGCCCTATGGGCTCGAGGACGAGATCGACCTGATCGAGTATCTGGTCGCGGTGTTTCGCAACAAGCATTGGATTCTGCTGCTGGCATTCCTGATGGCCGGGGCCGGCTTCGGGCTTGCCAAGGTGCTGCCGCATCGCTATGAGGCGTCGGTCCAGTTGGCGCTGCGCGATCAGGTGAATCCGGGTGGTGTGGCGCCGGATGAGCGTCGCGCGCCCCAGGCGCTGACCTTGGTCGAGCAGAGTTTCGTGTTGCGCAATGTGAATGAAAATTATCGCCACATTGTGATGGCGCGCATGCGCAGCCGCACCTTCACCCTGCACTTCATCGAACACCGCAACCTCTTACCGGCGCTGTTTGAAAAGCAGTGGGATGCGGAAAAAAACGCCTGGCGCGATGATTTCAAGCCGGACATCAACCTGGCTGTGCGACTGTTTCGCGAGCAGGTGCGCACTGTCGTGCACAACCCTGAGAACGACCTGATGCGGGTCTATGTGCGCTGGAGCAATCCCAGGCTGGCGGCGGACTGGGCCAATGCCTTTGTGCATGACTTCAACGACTACTGGCGCGAGCGTGTCATCGAAGAAAGCGACCGCAAACGCGCCTTCCTGCTCGAGCAGTTGCGCGAGACCTCGGTGGTCGATCTGGAAAAATCCATCTACCGCATGATCGAGGCCGAAACCGCCGTTGAAATGCTGGCCCGCGCGCGCGATAACTATGTGCTGGAAGTGCTCGATGCGGCGGTTCCGCCGGACTACAAGTTCAGCCCATCGACCAAGCGTCTGGTGCTGATGGGGTTTTTCGGTGGCTTTGGCCTCGGAGTGGTCGGCGCCATCGGTTCCGTGCTGGTCCGGCGCATCTTCAAGGCCATGCAGGCCTATCGGGCGCGTACCGAAAGCCGGCCGCTGGCGCGTCGCGAGTCCGGTGGCCGCGCCGGCGGTCAGTCAGGCCGCGATTTCGATGCTGGTTTTGGTGATGATTTCGGCGGTGATGACACGGGTGATCCTGGCGGTGATTCCATGGCCGGCCTCCGCGATGATGCCAGCGATGAGCCCAGCGGCGATCCCAGCATCGATCCCAGCAGAGGCCCCGAATCCGGCCTCGGATCTGATTCCACAACGGGCCCTAGATCCGGCTCCACCCCTGGCTCGGCGCGACGCGAGCCCTACCTGAGCGACCTCGATTGA